A genomic window from Polaribacter gangjinensis includes:
- a CDS encoding ammonium transporter, which produces MELLTTNNVWMMICTALVFFMHLGFAFLEIGLTRQKNTINILFKNIFIITIGLLLYCIVGFNLMYPGFAEGSSGIFGFSGFGLSAPLTEAGALDLTYNSGYTYWTDFLFQGMFAATAATIVSGAVAERMKILPFLIFTIFYVGLVYPIAGSWKWGGGFLQQLETPFYDFAGSTLVHSVGGWAAVVAVCLLGARIGKFKNGKIQAIPGHNIPLATAGVLILWLGWFGFNGGSVLSADPGLTSLTLVTTCLAAAAGGVVASLVSTILYKNLDLTMFLNGILGGLVGITAGADQMSPTDAIIIGAIAGTIIVFAVSLIDKLKLDDPVGAIAVHLVCGIWGTLAVGLFGNLAGVDQFISQLIGVGSYAVFCITTSFIIIFTLKKTMGIRVSEKEELEGLDAHEHGMDAYPDFRLNEH; this is translated from the coding sequence ATGGAATTACTTACAACAAATAACGTATGGATGATGATCTGTACAGCACTCGTTTTCTTTATGCACCTTGGATTTGCATTTTTAGAAATTGGATTAACAAGACAGAAAAACACCATCAATATTTTATTCAAAAATATTTTTATCATCACAATTGGACTGCTATTGTATTGTATAGTAGGCTTCAATTTAATGTACCCTGGATTCGCAGAGGGTTCTTCAGGAATTTTTGGATTTTCAGGATTTGGTCTTTCAGCACCACTGACAGAAGCTGGAGCGTTAGATTTAACTTACAACAGCGGCTATACTTATTGGACAGATTTCTTATTTCAAGGAATGTTTGCAGCCACTGCTGCAACTATTGTATCTGGTGCTGTAGCTGAAAGAATGAAGATACTTCCTTTTTTAATTTTCACGATCTTTTATGTAGGATTGGTTTACCCAATTGCAGGTTCTTGGAAATGGGGTGGTGGATTTTTACAACAATTAGAAACTCCTTTTTATGACTTTGCAGGCTCTACCTTAGTACATTCTGTTGGTGGTTGGGCTGCTGTAGTTGCGGTTTGTTTATTAGGAGCAAGAATCGGAAAATTCAAAAACGGGAAAATTCAAGCTATTCCTGGTCACAACATTCCATTAGCAACAGCAGGTGTATTGATTTTATGGTTAGGTTGGTTTGGGTTTAATGGTGGATCAGTACTTTCTGCTGACCCAGGGTTAACATCGCTAACTTTAGTAACAACCTGTTTGGCTGCTGCTGCAGGTGGAGTGGTAGCTTCGTTAGTTTCAACCATTTTATATAAAAATTTAGATTTAACTATGTTTTTGAATGGTATTCTTGGAGGATTGGTAGGAATCACAGCTGGTGCAGATCAAATGTCTCCTACAGATGCCATCATTATTGGAGCTATTGCAGGAACCATTATTGTATTTGCTGTTAGTTTGATTGACAAATTGAAACTTGATGACCCTGTTGGTGCCATTGCAGTTCACTTAGTTTGCGGAATTTGGGGAACCTTAGCAGTAGGCCTTTTTGGTAATTTAGCCGGTGTTGATCAGTTCATCAGTCAATTAATTGGGGTTGGATCTTACGCAGTGTTTTGCATAACAACTTCATTTATCATCATATTTACCCTAAAGAAAACAATGGGTATAAGAGTTAGTGAAAAAGAAGAATTAGAAGGGTTAGATGCTCATGAACACGGAATGGATGCGTATCCAGACTTCCGTTTGAACGAACATTAA
- a CDS encoding ammonium transporter, translating into MSLLLSMIQETTATVDIAAEVEKINGDMGMLWMLLAGILVFFMQAGFFLVESGMTDSKNAVNIAMKNFLDIAVGSLAFWFVGYSLMYGSDAFMGVFHWSGFTFSQGAADLFFQTVFAATAATIVSGAIAGRTKYTTYAIFSIVVTAIIYPIAGGWEWNGGWLNNTDGIMPAEFIDFAGSSIVHSVGGWAALVAAWMVGPRIGKYLDGKPVEMHGHNQMYATLGVFILWLGWFGFNGGSQLAWGGDDAVAASQVVLVTNLAASAGAIAALVFTWIKNGKPNLGMTLNGALAGLVSITAGCGNMTESGSVLAGLIGGILVVLSIGFIEKTLKIDDAVGAISVHGVAGAWGTLAIGLWGVDGDKGIGIFNGGGAAQLGAQAIGVVAYAVWAIVLSFVFLYIIKVIFGGLRVTEEEEIQGLDISEHGSIAYPGKRVREIE; encoded by the coding sequence ATGAGTTTATTATTATCAATGATTCAAGAAACAACTGCAACAGTGGATATTGCTGCTGAGGTTGAGAAAATAAACGGAGACATGGGAATGCTTTGGATGCTTTTAGCAGGTATATTAGTATTCTTTATGCAAGCAGGATTCTTCTTAGTAGAATCTGGAATGACAGATTCGAAAAATGCAGTTAATATTGCTATGAAAAACTTCTTAGACATTGCTGTAGGATCTTTAGCGTTTTGGTTTGTAGGATACTCTTTAATGTACGGTTCTGATGCTTTTATGGGAGTTTTCCATTGGAGTGGATTTACCTTCTCTCAAGGAGCAGCAGATTTATTTTTCCAAACGGTATTTGCTGCAACAGCTGCAACCATCGTTTCTGGTGCCATTGCAGGTAGAACTAAATATACTACCTACGCTATTTTTAGTATTGTAGTAACTGCTATCATTTATCCAATAGCTGGTGGATGGGAATGGAATGGCGGATGGTTAAACAATACTGATGGTATCATGCCAGCAGAATTCATTGACTTCGCAGGATCATCAATTGTTCACTCTGTAGGTGGCTGGGCTGCATTGGTTGCTGCTTGGATGGTAGGTCCAAGAATTGGTAAATACTTAGATGGCAAACCTGTAGAAATGCACGGACACAACCAAATGTATGCAACTTTAGGGGTATTTATCCTTTGGTTAGGATGGTTTGGATTCAATGGTGGATCACAATTAGCTTGGGGTGGTGATGATGCAGTTGCTGCTTCACAAGTAGTATTGGTTACCAATTTAGCTGCATCTGCAGGAGCAATTGCTGCTTTAGTATTTACTTGGATTAAAAATGGAAAGCCAAACTTAGGAATGACCTTAAATGGTGCTTTAGCAGGTTTGGTAAGTATCACTGCAGGTTGTGGAAACATGACAGAAAGTGGATCTGTTTTAGCAGGTTTGATTGGTGGAATCTTGGTTGTATTGTCAATAGGTTTTATTGAAAAAACCTTAAAAATTGATGATGCTGTAGGTGCTATCTCTGTTCATGGAGTTGCAGGTGCTTGGGGTACTTTAGCAATAGGACTTTGGGGAGTTGATGGAGACAAAGGAATTGGAATTTTTAATGGTGGTGGCGCTGCACAATTAGGAGCGCAAGCTATCGGAGTTGTTGCCTATGCTGTTTGGGCGATTGTATTATCATTTGTGTTCTTATACATTATCAAAGTCATTTTTGGCGGATTGAGAGTAACAGAAGAAGAAGAAATACAAGGTTTAGATATTTCAGAACACGGGTCAATTGCGTATCCAGGAAAAAGAGTTAGAGAAATTGAATAG
- a CDS encoding acyl-CoA dehydrogenase yields the protein MDFSLTEEHLLIRDAAREFAQTELLPGVIERDNKQEFPQELVRKMGELGFMGIMVDPKYGGSGMDTISYVLIMEELSKIDASASVMVSVNNSLVCYGLEAYGSEVQKQKYLTKLATGEYLGAFCLSEPEAGSDATSQATTAIDMGDHYIINGTKNWITNGGRSDVYLVIAQTDRAKGHRGINAFIVERGMEGFHIGPKEDKLGIRGSDTHTLQFNEVKVPKENRIGEDGFGFKFAMKTLSGGRIGIAAQALGIASGAYELALKYSKERKAFGTEICNHQAIAFKLADMYTEIEAARMLVMKAAWLKDQKENYDMASAMAKLYASKVAMEQTVEAVQIHGGNGFVKDYHVERLMRDAKITQIYEGTSEIQKIVISRGLING from the coding sequence ATGGATTTTAGTTTAACAGAAGAACACTTACTAATTCGTGATGCCGCAAGAGAATTTGCACAAACCGAATTATTACCTGGCGTTATTGAAAGAGATAACAAGCAAGAATTTCCACAAGAATTGGTGCGTAAAATGGGCGAATTGGGTTTTATGGGCATTATGGTTGACCCTAAATACGGAGGAAGTGGCATGGACACCATATCCTATGTATTGATTATGGAAGAATTGTCTAAAATTGACGCTTCTGCATCTGTGATGGTTTCTGTAAACAATTCGTTGGTTTGCTATGGATTAGAAGCATATGGCTCAGAAGTGCAAAAGCAAAAATACTTAACCAAACTTGCTACAGGCGAATATTTAGGCGCATTTTGTTTGAGTGAACCAGAAGCAGGCTCTGACGCAACTTCGCAAGCAACAACTGCTATTGACATGGGCGATCATTATATTATCAATGGAACCAAAAATTGGATTACCAATGGTGGACGCTCGGATGTATATTTGGTAATAGCACAAACAGACAGAGCTAAAGGCCACAGAGGTATCAATGCATTTATTGTTGAAAGAGGCATGGAAGGTTTTCATATTGGACCTAAAGAAGACAAATTAGGAATCCGTGGCTCAGATACACATACGTTGCAATTCAACGAAGTGAAAGTTCCGAAAGAAAATAGAATTGGTGAAGACGGATTTGGATTTAAGTTTGCGATGAAAACGCTTTCTGGAGGAAGAATTGGTATTGCAGCACAAGCCCTAGGAATTGCTTCTGGCGCTTATGAATTGGCATTGAAATACTCAAAAGAGCGCAAAGCATTTGGTACTGAAATTTGCAATCATCAAGCAATTGCATTCAAATTGGCAGATATGTATACTGAAATTGAAGCTGCCAGAATGTTGGTAATGAAAGCAGCGTGGCTAAAAGATCAAAAAGAAAATTATGACATGGCTTCTGCAATGGCAAAATTATACGCTTCAAAAGTAGCGATGGAACAAACTGTAGAAGCTGTTCAAATTCACGGCGGCAATGGTTTTGTAAAAGACTACCATGTAGAGCGTTTGATGCGTGATGCAAAAATTACTCAAATTTATGAGGGCACTTCTGAAATTCAAAAAATAGTAATTTCAAGAGGACTAATTAACGGATAA
- a CDS encoding P-II family nitrogen regulator codes for MKKIEAIIRKSKYREVKEALHEVGVNFFSYWDVTGLGNEKEGHVYRGVSYSTSDIQRRYLSIVVNDDFEEVTIKAIIQSGATGEVGDGKIFVSDIKEAYRIRTGEKGGQTLN; via the coding sequence ATGAAGAAAATTGAAGCAATTATTAGAAAATCAAAGTATCGTGAGGTAAAAGAAGCATTGCACGAAGTAGGTGTAAATTTTTTCTCTTATTGGGATGTTACTGGTTTGGGCAATGAGAAAGAAGGACACGTTTACAGAGGGGTAAGCTATAGTACGAGCGATATTCAAAGACGTTATTTATCAATTGTTGTAAATGACGATTTTGAAGAAGTTACCATCAAAGCAATCATACAATCTGGAGCAACTGGTGAGGTTGGTGATGGAAAAATTTTTGTGAGCGATATTAAAGAAGCCTATAGAATAAGAACTGGCGAAAAAGGAGGACAAACTTTAAACTAA
- a CDS encoding outer membrane beta-barrel protein encodes MKKIIFTLLLTGSLIVTGQEKDDKGTFTLSGSVDVYHTSNLKSGSPGSVGVLYGGSGAANGFGLGMVNTIFAYEKGKAGVVADLAYGPRAVAANMYEGAINQLYAYYKASDKVTLTLGQFNTFLGFEVISPTGNYHYSVSYLFNAGPFSHTGLKVNYAATEDLSFLFALTNPHGLTSGANPGNDYQLGFQTGYKGQYFNLAYGADGFGFTDVLYLDYTGGFDLSETFYAGINAAYSKSKDADAGYQGFALYLQNTFSDTFSLGFRPEFFTRTSGAGDTNVSAFTLSANLSLTESLKIIPEVRIDSSKDMIIPGFPGDKTMTGATLAAVYSF; translated from the coding sequence ATGAAGAAAATTATTTTTACTTTATTATTAACAGGAAGTTTAATAGTAACTGGACAAGAAAAAGACGACAAAGGAACATTTACATTGAGTGGTAGTGTGGATGTATATCACACAAGTAATTTAAAAAGTGGTTCACCAGGATCTGTAGGAGTACTTTATGGAGGAAGTGGTGCTGCCAACGGATTTGGATTGGGTATGGTGAATACCATTTTTGCTTATGAAAAAGGGAAAGCTGGAGTAGTCGCTGATTTAGCTTACGGACCAAGAGCTGTAGCTGCTAACATGTATGAAGGAGCTATCAACCAATTGTACGCATACTACAAAGCTTCAGACAAAGTAACCTTAACATTGGGTCAGTTCAATACCTTTTTAGGATTTGAAGTAATTTCTCCAACAGGAAATTATCATTATTCGGTATCGTATTTATTCAATGCAGGGCCTTTCTCTCACACAGGTTTAAAAGTAAATTATGCAGCTACTGAAGATTTATCATTCTTATTTGCATTGACAAATCCACATGGATTGACATCAGGTGCTAACCCAGGCAACGACTACCAATTAGGTTTCCAAACTGGTTACAAAGGGCAATACTTTAACTTAGCTTACGGAGCTGACGGATTTGGATTTACAGATGTATTGTATTTAGACTATACAGGAGGATTTGATTTGTCAGAAACTTTCTATGCAGGAATCAATGCAGCCTATTCAAAATCTAAAGATGCTGATGCAGGTTACCAAGGTTTTGCATTGTATTTACAAAACACATTTTCTGATACATTCTCTTTAGGATTTAGACCAGAGTTCTTTACAAGAACTTCAGGAGCTGGCGACACTAACGTATCTGCTTTCACATTGTCTGCAAACCTTTCTTTAACAGAGAGTTTAAAAATCATACCTGAGGTAAGAATTGATTCATCAAAAGACATGATCATTCCAGGTTTCCCAGGTGACAAAACAATGACGGGAGCTACATTGGCTGCAGTGTATTCTTTCTAA